The following coding sequences lie in one Benincasa hispida cultivar B227 chromosome 6, ASM972705v1, whole genome shotgun sequence genomic window:
- the LOC120080288 gene encoding uncharacterized protein LOC120080288 isoform X1, with the protein MEVKLSQRNRADRFFLFPKLLPQPTLPSLTHHRNWANTRKSLKNQFRAITLRWRFQLQDISKNQLSTKHHLVHIVEGSESLTLNPNQNGDPTHSISVANKRIKDTDLEQKGQNIKIQNPRAIRDVYQLEEKLQSALNELRNYKKLFALASSHLPPARTTSFIVLVPLIVFCARCIIGASYARVFGTSRLETVDKREGKHHKFRSGHWRSALRDIRELDGLDCESPIDSMSPSEDEQISDEDLSHDYKKLDQDYEKFLSECGLSKWGYWRGGTQRPEQE; encoded by the exons ATGGAAGTGAAGCTGAGCCAGAGAAATAGAGCAGACCGTTTTTTTCTCTTCCCCAAGTTGCTCCCACAACCAACTCTCCCTTCTCTAACTCACCACAG AAATTGGGCCAACACCAGAAAATCATTGAAGAATCAATTCAGAGCCATTACTCTG AGATGGAGGTTTCAACTTCAGGATATATCCAAAAATCAACTCTCCACCAAGCACCACCTTGTTCATATTGTAGAAGG GAGCGAGAGCTTGACTTTAAATCCAAACCAGAATGGAGATCCTACACATTCCATTTCTGTAGCTAATAAGAGGATAAAGGACACGGATCTAGAACAAAAGGGGCAGAATATCAAGATTCAAAATCCTCGAGCG ATTAGAGATGTATATCAATTAGAAGAGAAGCTTCAAAGTGCTTTGAATGAACTTCGAAACTATAAGAAGCTTTTTGCACTAGCCTCCTCTCATCTACCTCCT GCTAGAACCACTAGTTTTATAGTTTTGGTTCCTCTTATAGTATTTTGTGCCAGATGCATAATTGGTGCCTCTTATGCTAGAGTTTTTGGAACATCGAGGCTTGAAACTGTTGATAAACGAGAGGGAAAACATCACAAGTTCAGAAGTGGGCACTGGAGATCTGCTCTTCGTGATATAAGGGAATTGGATGGTTTGGACTGTGAGTCCCCCATAGATTCTATG AGTCCTTCAGAAGATGAGCAGATCTCAGATGAAGATTTATCACATGATTATAAGAAACTGGACCAGGATTACGAAAAATTTCTATCAGAATGTGGACTGAGTAAATGGGGCTACTGGCGTGGGGGTACCCAGAGACCTGAACAGGAATAG
- the LOC120080288 gene encoding uncharacterized protein LOC120080288 isoform X2, whose protein sequence is MEVSTSGYIQKSTLHQAPPCSYCRRFHLSVKMSIGRSESLTLNPNQNGDPTHSISVANKRIKDTDLEQKGQNIKIQNPRAIRDVYQLEEKLQSALNELRNYKKLFALASSHLPPARTTSFIVLVPLIVFCARCIIGASYARVFGTSRLETVDKREGKHHKFRSGHWRSALRDIRELDGLDCESPIDSMSPSEDEQISDEDLSHDYKKLDQDYEKFLSECGLSKWGYWRGGTQRPEQE, encoded by the exons ATGGAGGTTTCAACTTCAGGATATATCCAAAAATCAACTCTCCACCAAGCACCACCTTGTTCATATTGTAGAAGG TTTCATCTAAGTGTTAAGATGTCAATTGGTAGGAGCGAGAGCTTGACTTTAAATCCAAACCAGAATGGAGATCCTACACATTCCATTTCTGTAGCTAATAAGAGGATAAAGGACACGGATCTAGAACAAAAGGGGCAGAATATCAAGATTCAAAATCCTCGAGCG ATTAGAGATGTATATCAATTAGAAGAGAAGCTTCAAAGTGCTTTGAATGAACTTCGAAACTATAAGAAGCTTTTTGCACTAGCCTCCTCTCATCTACCTCCT GCTAGAACCACTAGTTTTATAGTTTTGGTTCCTCTTATAGTATTTTGTGCCAGATGCATAATTGGTGCCTCTTATGCTAGAGTTTTTGGAACATCGAGGCTTGAAACTGTTGATAAACGAGAGGGAAAACATCACAAGTTCAGAAGTGGGCACTGGAGATCTGCTCTTCGTGATATAAGGGAATTGGATGGTTTGGACTGTGAGTCCCCCATAGATTCTATG AGTCCTTCAGAAGATGAGCAGATCTCAGATGAAGATTTATCACATGATTATAAGAAACTGGACCAGGATTACGAAAAATTTCTATCAGAATGTGGACTGAGTAAATGGGGCTACTGGCGTGGGGGTACCCAGAGACCTGAACAGGAATAG
- the LOC120080288 gene encoding uncharacterized protein LOC120080288 isoform X3, whose amino-acid sequence MEVKLSQRNRADRFFLFPKLLPQPTLPSLTHHRNWANTRKSLKNQFRAITLRWRFQLQDISKNQLSTKHHLVHIVEGSESLTLNPNQNGDPTHSISVANKRIKDTDLEQKGQNIKIQNPRAIRDVYQLEEKLQSALNELRNYKKLFALASSHLPPARTTSFIVLVPLIVFCARCIIGASYARVFGTSRLETVDKREGKHHKFRSGHWRSALRDIRELDGLDCESPIDSMG is encoded by the exons ATGGAAGTGAAGCTGAGCCAGAGAAATAGAGCAGACCGTTTTTTTCTCTTCCCCAAGTTGCTCCCACAACCAACTCTCCCTTCTCTAACTCACCACAG AAATTGGGCCAACACCAGAAAATCATTGAAGAATCAATTCAGAGCCATTACTCTG AGATGGAGGTTTCAACTTCAGGATATATCCAAAAATCAACTCTCCACCAAGCACCACCTTGTTCATATTGTAGAAGG GAGCGAGAGCTTGACTTTAAATCCAAACCAGAATGGAGATCCTACACATTCCATTTCTGTAGCTAATAAGAGGATAAAGGACACGGATCTAGAACAAAAGGGGCAGAATATCAAGATTCAAAATCCTCGAGCG ATTAGAGATGTATATCAATTAGAAGAGAAGCTTCAAAGTGCTTTGAATGAACTTCGAAACTATAAGAAGCTTTTTGCACTAGCCTCCTCTCATCTACCTCCT GCTAGAACCACTAGTTTTATAGTTTTGGTTCCTCTTATAGTATTTTGTGCCAGATGCATAATTGGTGCCTCTTATGCTAGAGTTTTTGGAACATCGAGGCTTGAAACTGTTGATAAACGAGAGGGAAAACATCACAAGTTCAGAAGTGGGCACTGGAGATCTGCTCTTCGTGATATAAGGGAATTGGATGGTTTGGACTGTGAGTCCCCCATAGATTCTATG GGGTAA